A window of Aurantibacillus circumpalustris genomic DNA:
GCTAGAGAACTGATAGAACGAAAAATGATTACGTCTAGAGGTGAATGCGCTACTCAAATGAAAGAAGCTATTGAAGAAGGCTACAAACGTCTTTTACAACCAAGTATTGAAGCAGAGATGCGTTTACTAACGAAACAAATTGCTGATGAAAAAGCGATTGTTGTTTTCGCGGATAATTTAAGAGAGCTCTTGTTAGCTTCCCCATTGGGTGAAAAAACAATACTCGCTCTGGATCCTGGTTTTAGATCGGGTTGTAAATTAGTGGTACTAAATAAAGAAGGAAAGTTATTGGAAGAGACCGTAATTTATCCGCATGAACCACAAAAACGCGTTACCGAAGCTGAAATGATTTTGTTGGCTTTTTGTCAGCGACACGATGTAGAAGCGATTGCTATTGGAAACGGAACAGCTTCAAGGGAAACAGAACAGTTTGTCCGCAACACTGATGTGTTACCGAAATCAATTCCGGTGATTGTTGTAAGTGAAGCTGGAGCATCTGTATATTCAGCATCTGACGTAGCACGTGAAGAATTTCCTGATAAAGATGTTACCGTTCGTGGTGCTGTTTCAATTGGACGTCGTTTGGCAGATCCTTTAGCAGAGTTAGTGAAAGTAGATCCGAAATCGATCGGAGTAGGTCAGTACCAACATGATGTGGATCAAACACATTTAAAAAATAAATTGGATGAGGTGGTTAGTAGTTGCGTGAATACAGTTGGTGTAGAATTAAACACGGCTTCAAAACAACTATTATCTTATGTTTCAGGAATAGGCCCAACTTTAGCGCAAAACATTATTGAGTACCGCAACGAAAAGGGAGCTTTTAAATCGCGTAAAAGTTTAATGGAAGTGCCACGCATGGGAGAGAAGGTGTTTGAACAATGTGCAGGTTTTTTAAAAATAAGAAATGGCATTCATCCTTTAGATAAGAGTTCGGTACATCCTGAAAGTTATCACATCGTAGAAAAAATGGCGAGTAATTTAAATTGCAGCATTGATGATTTGATTGATGATAAAGACTTGCGAAAAAAAATAAAATTGCAGGACTATGTTACTGAAACGACGGGACTTCCAACGTTGAAGGATATTATGGCGGAATTAGAAAAGCCAGGACGTGATCCACGTAAAGGATTTGAAGTATTTAGTTTTGATGAAAACGTTCATGAGATAAAAGATCTACGTGAAGGAATGCGCTTGCCTGGTATCGTTACAAATGTAACAAACTTTGGAGCCTTTGTGGATATTGGTGTTCATCAAGATGGCTTGGTGCATATTTCTCAGTTGGCAGATGAGTTTGTTGACGATCCAAATAAAATTGTAAAAGTTGGACAACAAGTTTGGGTGAATATAACGGAAGTAGATGCAAAAAGAAAACGGATTGCGTTAACCATGAAAGGTGAAGTACAAACGGTGAAGCAATCTAAACCAAAAGAAGTTGCAAAGGAAGAGCAATACGATCCTAATGATATGAATAGTGCATTGGCCGCTTTAAAAAGTAAGTTTAAAAAGTAAAGGTTTAAAACCGAAATTATAATACTATACGATGGCGCATTTCGGTATAATTGGTAAAACTTTGCAGCATTCTTTTTCCAAAATTTATTTTGAGAAAAAATTCAAGGATTTGAACTTGGAGAATTATTTTTATGATAAGTTTGAAATCCTTTCGATTAATCATTTTAAAGATGTTCTTGTAAATAATCCAAAGCTTAAGGGTTTAAATGTTACTATACCGTATAAGGAGTCGATCATGCCGTATCTGGATGAATTAAGTCCTGAGGCTAAAGAAATAGGCGCAGTAAACTGTATTAAAATTGAGAACACTAAGTTAATAGGATACAACACAGATGTCTATGGTTTTTCACAAAGCATAAAGCCTTTTTTAGATACCAATCACGAACGCGCTTTAATTCTTGGAACTGGTGGCGCAAGTAAGGCTGTAGCTTATGCATTAAAAAAAGTAGGTGTTGAGGTTTATTTTGTTACGTCTTCGCAAGTAAAAAAAACAGAAAATACTTTTTTTTATTCTGAGATAAATGAAATGGTCATGAATGCTTTTAAACTTGTTGTAAATACAAGCCCGGTTGGAACTTTTCCGAATGTTTTAGAATCGCCATCGTTGCCTTATCAATTTTTTACGCCACTGCATTTAGCCTATGATCTTGTTTATAATCCCGAGCAAACTTTATTTTTGAAGCATGCTAAAGAGCAGGGTTCTATTGCTGTGAACGGACTGAGTATGCTGCATTTACAAGCTGAAAAAAACTGGGAGATTTGGACAGAGAACCCGAAAGCCTAGAAAACTCACGCAAGAAAACTTTTATCCATGACAATGAATAAGAAATGTATTACGGTATTTATTGTTCTTTTTTTAATAAATACTTTTTCTGTACAGGCTTCATTAAGAAGAGATACAACTCGTGCAATAAAAACCGGATGGTGCAGGGAGGCTCGTATTTTAAGTTTAGGGTTTGGAATTATTAATTCCGATTTTGAACGCGAAAGTAAATTAAGAAGCGGTGTGGAATATAGCATCTCTTCCATACATTCTAGTAGTCCAGTATACGCCAAGGTGGAATTTTTCGTTTTTAGACATTTGGGAGTTGCAATGGTGGCAAATTATAACCGAATGAGTTATGACCAAACTTACTTAACTACTTTCAATGGCCAGAAAATAAACAGTTCAGTAGCTGTCAATTATGATATTTTCGCTTTCAATATTAGAGTAAACTATCATATTTTGTATACGAAAAAAATTGATCTCTATATAGGAGGCGGCACTGGATTAAGAACGTCAAAATCGAAAGTGCCTGTTAACGGACTTCCCGACATGTTTCCAAGTGGTTTTGCGAAGGAGATTGAACTCACCGCAGGGGCCCGGTATCTTTTTAAAGGAAAATTTGGTCTGTATGCAGAAGCAGGATTAACTAGATCAGTTTTTCAAGCTGGCCTCAGTTACAATTTTAATCGGTGGTAAGAATTGAAGAGATTTATTGGATTTTAAAGTTGATGTATCTTAATTTAAGAAATGAAAAGCTCAGCGACATATTAATTTTCTTTTATTTTTCTAATTCTCTTTTGAAATCTGAAAGCGAAGATGATTCTTTTATAACGTTTATATGCGATTAGAATGACCAAAGAGAGATGTTTCTATAGAGAGAGAATTCAACGATTAATTATTTCTTATTCTTCTTTAAAATCTCATCCGTAAAATGTTCGGTGTGTTTTTCTTTAGAAAATTTTTCTGCATTGTATTCTTTAGAAGCGTTTTTAGGAATAGATAAGGAATTCCATTTAGCATTACTCAGCATCTTTCCAATAAAAACAATTTGCCCAACATGATAAGGATAGTGCGCCAGTTGCCGATTAATAGCCTCCGTCACACTATGTCCTTGATTGCGGATGTAGATGGTTTTGGAAAGATCTTCTTCACTTAAAGAATTTAGAGTATTGAATAAACAGTTCCAAGCTTCGTTCCATAATTTGAGTATAGCCTCCTTTGATTCTTCAGGTTCTTCAAACTCTTCATCTCTTTGTCGCCATTCCTTTTCGCCATCAGTGGTTAAAAAATCTGTCCAGCGACTCATCATGTTACCATGCAGATGTTTAATTATAACGGCAATGCTATTGCTATCATCATTGTATTTATAAAACAAATCTTTGTCTTTTAGTTGCTCAACTGTTTTTTCGCCGAGCAGTTTGTAATAGGCAAATTGTTTTTTAGCGCTTTCTAAATAATCGGTGTTCATTATTGAGAGTTTAATTTGTTTTAGAATTCTAATATCTTAAACTGGAGTAAAAAATCTTACTTATCCGTTTCTTTTAACTCTTCCCGTTTTTTCCAATTCGCATCAGGATCTCTTTTTACCGGCGGGCTGTTCTCTTCACGTTTTCTGTATCCGCCACGTTCGGCTTTCCAGTTTTTGTAGCAATCCATTACTTTAGAATATAATTCAGCACCTTCGTGAGATGATATATAATAATCATTCACATAATAACAATATTTTCTGAATGCAAAGTAGTCAATGTTTTCGTCACCAGTAAGTCTTACAAGTATTTCACGACTTAACTTGCGCTGAACCTCTTCTTCTATGAGGATATCCTCGAAAATTTTAGCGAGTTTTTGAATTTGTTTTCCCTCTTTGCTGAATCGCATGTATAGAGCGCTAATAGGACTTGAGAAGTAATTGATGTTTTTAATTCGACTTCTATCAATAATGTCGCTCATGTATTCCCTTTCGTATGTCTCGAATCTAAACGTTGTAATGTTGACTACCCCAAGGTTTATTGATATGCGTGTGATGAAGAGTTTCGCTTCACCTTTTGCGTTTTTGGCGATTTTTTTTATAGGAATGATGAGCTTTACGAATCCAATGTAAGAACAAATTAAGGTGTCGTCTGAATTTGTTGTAAGTGTGAAGTGGCCATCGTTATCAGTCATGGTGCCATTTCCATTACTTTTATTAATTATGTAAGCAAAAGGTAAAGGAGTAATACTATCGTTCTCAAATACGATGCCTTTTAGTATTTGCTGCGCTTTGCTATAACTAGCAGAAAGGCAAAAAAGCACCAATATTAGCCGTGAAAATTTCAATTGTATAAATTTAGCTGTAAGC
This region includes:
- a CDS encoding shikimate dehydrogenase family protein; amino-acid sequence: MAHFGIIGKTLQHSFSKIYFEKKFKDLNLENYFYDKFEILSINHFKDVLVNNPKLKGLNVTIPYKESIMPYLDELSPEAKEIGAVNCIKIENTKLIGYNTDVYGFSQSIKPFLDTNHERALILGTGGASKAVAYALKKVGVEVYFVTSSQVKKTENTFFYSEINEMVMNAFKLVVNTSPVGTFPNVLESPSLPYQFFTPLHLAYDLVYNPEQTLFLKHAKEQGSIAVNGLSMLHLQAEKNWEIWTENPKA
- a CDS encoding DUF1572 family protein, which codes for MNTDYLESAKKQFAYYKLLGEKTVEQLKDKDLFYKYNDDSNSIAVIIKHLHGNMMSRWTDFLTTDGEKEWRQRDEEFEEPEESKEAILKLWNEAWNCLFNTLNSLSEEDLSKTIYIRNQGHSVTEAINRQLAHYPYHVGQIVFIGKMLSNAKWNSLSIPKNASKEYNAEKFSKEKHTEHFTDEILKKNKK
- a CDS encoding carboxypeptidase-like regulatory domain-containing protein, giving the protein MFINIVLTAKFIQLKFSRLILVLFCLSASYSKAQQILKGIVFENDSITPLPFAYIINKSNGNGTMTDNDGHFTLTTNSDDTLICSYIGFVKLIIPIKKIAKNAKGEAKLFITRISINLGVVNITTFRFETYEREYMSDIIDRSRIKNINYFSSPISALYMRFSKEGKQIQKLAKIFEDILIEEEVQRKLSREILVRLTGDENIDYFAFRKYCYYVNDYYISSHEGAELYSKVMDCYKNWKAERGGYRKREENSPPVKRDPDANWKKREELKETDK
- a CDS encoding Tex family protein, translated to MNEARLHFKIADLLNLNSKDVTATVNLLDEGGTVPFISRYRKEVTGSLDEVQIAQIRDEIERLRQLEQRRDSILKSIDSQNKLTEELKEKIMAAETLSKLEDLYLPYKPKRRTKATIAKEKGLEPLALFILEQKSNAVFEEAEKFISEEKEVPSVLEALQGARDIIAEVMSEDAIVRENLRELFKKSATIKSRLIKGKDEEGEKFEDYFEWEEKLMTCPSHRLLAMRRGEKEDILILDITVDNDEARELIERKMITSRGECATQMKEAIEEGYKRLLQPSIEAEMRLLTKQIADEKAIVVFADNLRELLLASPLGEKTILALDPGFRSGCKLVVLNKEGKLLEETVIYPHEPQKRVTEAEMILLAFCQRHDVEAIAIGNGTASRETEQFVRNTDVLPKSIPVIVVSEAGASVYSASDVAREEFPDKDVTVRGAVSIGRRLADPLAELVKVDPKSIGVGQYQHDVDQTHLKNKLDEVVSSCVNTVGVELNTASKQLLSYVSGIGPTLAQNIIEYRNEKGAFKSRKSLMEVPRMGEKVFEQCAGFLKIRNGIHPLDKSSVHPESYHIVEKMASNLNCSIDDLIDDKDLRKKIKLQDYVTETTGLPTLKDIMAELEKPGRDPRKGFEVFSFDENVHEIKDLREGMRLPGIVTNVTNFGAFVDIGVHQDGLVHISQLADEFVDDPNKIVKVGQQVWVNITEVDAKRKRIALTMKGEVQTVKQSKPKEVAKEEQYDPNDMNSALAALKSKFKK